One Oncorhynchus mykiss isolate Arlee chromosome 25, USDA_OmykA_1.1, whole genome shotgun sequence genomic window, agaccactccaggaccttggaatgcttcttacgaagccacttcttcgttgcccgggcggtgtgtttgggatcattgtcatgctgaaagacccagccacatttcatcttcaatgcccttgctgatggtaggctgttactttggtcccagctctctgcaggtcattcactaggtcccccccgtgtggttctgggatttttgctcaccgttcttgtgatcattttgaccccacggggtgagatcttgcgtggagccccagatcgagggaaattatcagtggtcttgtatgtcttccatttcctaataattgctcccacagttgatttcttcaaaccaagctgcttacctattgcagattcagtcttcccagcctggtgcaggtctacaattttgtttctggtgtcatttgacagctctttggtcttggccatagtggagtttggagtgtgactgtttgaggttgtggacaggtgtcttttatactgataacaagttcaaacaggtgccattaatacaggtaacgagtggaggacagaggagcctgtaCCCTTTTAAGGATAGGGGACAGCATTTcgacttttggataaatagcgtgcacaatttcaacttcctgctactcatgccaggaatatattatATGTATATGATTAGTAgttgtggatagaaaacactctgaagtttctaaaactggttcaatcacgtctgtgactataacagaacttatgtagcaggcaaaacccagaggaaaaactgttcagaattattcttttttttcccccctctgacCGTTCCCTCagttgtctttgccaagggaAATTAGATAGCGACCATTTTACAGTTCCTACGACTTCcacaggatgtcaccagtctttggaattgggttgaagttaatcATTGGTGAAACGAAGAAGAGGCACATCTTGGAACAACGTTACACTGTTGAGAGTTACGCAAGAGGGAAAAAGGGGCAtgttttgtttacttgctgtatcGAATACAGATtcccccgtctacaatttgatcgattattaacgtttaaaaatacctaaagttgtattacaaaagtagtttgaaatattttggcaaagtttataggcaactgaccaaatacttattttccaccataatttgcaaataaattcattaaaaatcctaaaatgtgattttctgtattttatttctcattttgtctgtcatagttgaagtgtacctatgatgaaaattacaggcctctcatctttttaagtgggagaacttgcacaattggtggctgactaaatcgttttttgccccactgtatacagttgaagtttacatacaccttagccaaatgcatttaaactcagtttttcacaattcctgaaatttaatcctagtaaaaattccctgttttaggtcagttaggatcaccactatattttaataataatagtagataataatttatttcagattttatttctttcatcacattcccagtgggtcagaagtttacatagtatttggtagcattgcccttaaattgtttaacttgggtcaaacgttttgtgtGGCCTtttacaagcttcccacaataagttgggtgaattttggcccattcctcctgatacagctggtgtaactgagtcaggtttgtaggcctccttgctcgcactttttcagttctgcccacaaattttctatgggattgaggtcagggctttgtgatggccactccaatacctctactttgttgtccttaagccatgttgccacaactttggaagtattcttggggtcattgtccatttgcgaccaagctttaacttcctgactgatgtcttgagatgttgcttcaatatatccacatccttTCCctacctcatggtgccatctattttgtgaagtgcaccagtccctccagcagcaaagcacccccacaacatggtgctgccaccccgtgcttcacggttgggatggtgttcttcggcttgcaagcatccccccttttcctccaaacataacaatggtcattatggccaaacagttctgtttttgtttcatcagaccagaggacatttctccaaaaaagtacaatctttgtccccatgtacagttgcaaactgtagtctggcttttttatggcggttttggagcagtggcttcttccttgctgagcggcctttcaggttatgtcgatataggactcgttttactgtggatatagatacttttgtaccggtttcctccaacatcttcacaaggtcctttgctgttgttctgggattgatttgcacttttcgcaccaaagtatgttcatctctaagagacagaacacgtctccttccttagcgatatgacggctgcgtggtcccatggtgtttattcttacgtactattgtttgtacagatgaacgtggtaccttcaggcgtttggaaattgctcccaaggatgaatcagacttgtgggagtctacaattattttctgcggtcttggctgatttcttttgattttcgcatgatgtcaggcaaagaggcactgagtttgaaggtcggccttgacatacatccacagatacacgtccaattgactcaaattatgtcaattagcctatcagaagtttctaaagccatgacatcattttctggaattttccaaactgtttaaaggcacagtcaacttagtgcatgtacatttctgaccaacttgaattgtgatacagtgaattataagtgaaataatctgtctgtaaacaattgttggaaaaattacttgtgtcatgcacaaagtagatgtcctaaccaacttgccaaaactatagtttgttaacaagacatttgtggagtggttgaaaaacgagttaatgacttcaaccttccgacttcaactgtttgtccctttctcctttcctcgctctccccaaccctctacccatccctccctctctcaccgaTGTCGTTGCCTGATGAGTAGCTGCCGTGGCTCTCCGTCTCCTCCAATGAGAGTATCTTAAAGGAGGCCAGGGGGGTGGAGCCAGGCTGCGTGGAAATCATGCCCCGGAACCGCGTCACTGTCCACGTCCGCACGTGGTTGTTGTCCGCACACACTAAATGACACgcacacggacagacagacagacagacggagacacacaatatacagtaccagtcaaaagtttggacacacctacagtactcattccagggtttttatttatgtatACTATTTTCTACGCTGTACAATAATAgtaaagatatcaaaactatgaaataacacatatggaatcatgtagtaaccaacaaaataaaagtgttaagcaaatcaaaatatagtatatatttgagattcttcaaagtagccaccctttgccttgatgacagctttgcacagtcttggcattctctcaaccagcttcatgaggtagtcacctggaatgcatttccattaactggtgtgccttgttaaaagttcatttgtggaatttctttccttcttaatgcgtttgagccaatcagttgtgttgtgacaatgtaggggtggtatgcagaagatagccctacttggtaaaagactaagtccatattatggcaagaagagctgaaataagcaaagagaaaggacagtccatcattactttaatacatGGTCagtcaagtgcagtcgcaaaaaccatcaagcgctatgatgaaactggctctcatgacacaggacaggaagacccagagttacctctgctgcagaggagttcattagagttcccagcctcagaaattgcatcccaaataaatgcttcacagacatCAAGTAACagatatctcaacatcaactgttcagaggagactgcgtgaatcaggccttcatggtcaaattgctgcaaagaaaccactactaaaggacaccaataataagaagagacttgagtgggccaagaaacacgagcaatggacattacacgggtggaaatctgtcgtttggcctaatgagtccaaatttgagatttttggttccaaccgccgtgtctttgtgagacacagagtaggtgaacagattaccttcgcatgtgtggttcccacagtgaagcatggaggtcaatttagaattcaaggcacacttaaccagcatggctatcattctgcagcaatacgccctgccatctggtttgcgcttagtgggactatcatttgtttttcaacagaacaatgacccaacacacctccaggctctgtaaggactatttgaccaagaaggagagtgatggagtgctgaatcagatgacctggactccacaatcacctgacctcaacccaatgagatggtttgggaagagttggaccgcagagtgaaggaaaagcagccaaaaagtgctcagcagatgtgggaactcctacaagactgttggaaaagcattcctcgtgaagctggttgagagaatgccaagcgtgtgcacagcttgcatcaaggcaaagggtagctactttgaagattctcacatataaaatatattttgttttgtttaacacttgtgttggttactacatgattccatatgtgttatttcatagttttgatgtcttcactattattctacaatttagaaaatagtaaaaataaagaaaagcccttgaatgagtaggtgtccaaacttttgactggtactgtatatgaagcaCAGCCATTAAAATACAGATATTTAGACATAGAgatcattagcatacctgttATTTTCTTATCCTGATTACACAACGCTTAAACCTGTCCCAaaaccccctcctccccttcttacCTGAGACCAGGTGTTTCTCCGAGAGCATGATCTTAGTGACAGGGGAGCGGTGGACAGTAAAAGTTTGGAAGAGCTGAGGTCCAGAGCCTACTGTCTCAGGGTGTTGAACTATGACCCGGACTGCTCCAGAACTGGTTCCATACGCTATCTCTATCCAGTTACCACTCACACCtcaagagaaaaatagagagataaGATTCCACAAAATATAATTGTTCAGAAAGGCTGAAACCCAATGAAGATGGAAATACatgatttatgtgtgtgtgcgcgcatgcatgTACACGCAGGTATGTGTTCGAGCGCGTGTGTGCATGAGCTCGCGTGTGTGTGGACTCACTGGTCTTGGGTGTGAGGTAGACACTGAGTGCAGTGATGGCGTCATTAGACGGGTCGTGGTACAGCTCTGTCACCAACAGATCATTATCCTTCATCCTCAGAGGAAACTTCTgcatgtctgagagagagagaaccaaggcGGCTtcgggtcaattccatttcagtcAACGAAGGAagtaaacaaaaaatatatatattgaattcCACTTCCTGAATTAAGCGTGTGTGTACCTATGTAGTAGATGGATCCATTGTTGCAGCCGAGCAGCAGAAAGGAGCCAGCCGTGTCACAGCTGGTGATGGGAACTACATCCTGTACCTGAtgcagaggagagaaaggaaagggtTCAAATgaaacctctctttctctctcggtgtGTACCGGGCGGCCAACGTCACGCAGGGCTCACACAACACTACGATTCTCTGATGTTCATGGCTACTACTGAGCACCAAACAGTGGTGGggaaagtactcaattgtcatacttgagtaaaagtaaatctACCTTAATAGagaatgactcaagtgaaagtcacccagtaaaaatactacttgagaaagtctaaaagtatttggttttaaatatacttaagtatcaaaagtaatttTATTTTGattgacagatagccagggggcacactccaacactcagacatcatttacaaacgaagcatgtgtttaatGAGttttccagatcagaggcagtagtctgaatgggaccattttcctgtgaaaatgtaacgagtacgtttgggtgtcagggaaaatgtacggagCAAAAAAGTACATTATCTTCTTTAGGAatgcagtgaagtaaaagttggcaaaaatataaatagtaaagcacagataccccccaaaactgCTTAGTagtacttcacaccactgccATCAAAAAAAGGCACAAAATTATGTTCACGGGACACATGTATGAACCTTAAAACATTCTTCTTCTCTAAGCCctgttcccatctctccctccccctctatctatccatccagaCACACACCCTATGTAATCCTACCTGCCAGTGCTGTGTGACAGCGTTCCAGACTCCCACCTTCCCAGTGTGACTGGTGGCCACCAGCTGGTTCCCGATGAAGAACAGATGATCTACGGGTACACCCAGACTAAACACacctagagagagcgagaggagagagaaacaatcAAACGCCTCACGCtttcccaaaacacacacacacacacataccgatcTCGTTGCCACTCCCTCCGTCTTGGATGCTCCAGAGGATGATGTTGCTATTGGAGGCAGCTGCCACCATCTTGTCCTTATCACCATGGGGACCACCGACCACCTGTACAACAATAAACTTGATTGATAAAGCACCTTTCGGACAATACATTGTGATTCAGTGATGCGCAGTCCTGGCAGTGTAACCTTGGCGTTAAGGGCGACTCTCTCGATGGACCAGTCCAGAAAGGGGCTAGAAAACACCTGCTGCCACCCCGACGACTCTTTTATCCTGAAGAAAACATACacgttaacacacacactcaagatGTATGTACAATCTGCACGATCTATTAATAATATAGAGTCGATGAATCCGACTACAAATGCCAGTGTTACCTGTAGCAGATGACAAAGTGTGCATAAGCCACTACGATCCAGTTATGATGTCCAGCTACAATCAGCACCTTCCTAGGGTCCaccacaacacctggacacataACAAGGCACTTTACCTAATAACCTGGAAACATAACATTTGACCTTACAAccgggaaacacacacacagtgctgtacGCAATGGTTGATAGTTGTATTGTTTCCGCCTACCCATATTGTTAGCTACTTTTTACTGTATACTGAGCATGCTCTGTACATTATCATGATCGCGCTGAAGTGCTTACAAATGCAACGTTATTACAAAATGTCTGTACACGACCATGCACAACGTATTTAGGTCAGGGTGTCAACAAAATGTCATTTGATCGTCAATATTACTAATAGGATCATTTGGCTGTGTTCTAAGTATGTGCGTAGTACAGTGAACCCCAGCCCAAACCAGCTCTGATTCTAACACACACAGCCCAGAACGAATTGAAGTGTGAACTTTTAACTTTGGTGCTTTTTACCCGACGTCAGGTCATGTTAGCTCCAGCTGTAACGCAGCCACACAAATGCCATCTCCTGACCAGCGGTAGGACTGAGGATTACTCTGATTGGTCGTTAAACAGGCACACGGTGTTCTGAGGAGACTGGGGAGTAGACCACCACAGCCCCTGCTCCACGCCTCATTACACAAACATCCTCGCCCCaacccttgttttttttttttaccctgccCTCCTGCTCACCCAGTCTGTGTGGTCCCTCGGCTCCAGGGGGTCCGGGGAGTGAGGGACAGGAATGGGGAAACCCCCCCTCTGCTCCGATAGGACCAGGCCGATCCTCAGGGGCAGGGCCCGAGGCTGCAGGGGTGGAGCTGAACTTACGGGCTGGGAGAGCTGTGGGAGAAACACATTAGTCAAGCGATCAACCAACAAACTAAGAAAATAACAACTATAATTCTACACGACGGACACATTTTATGAACGTCAAAAAGACCAAAAGTTCAAAGACCAAAACGAACACTAGAAAGAGCGTCACCAGAGCGCTCACCTTTCCCTTGtaagcagacagagagatagagggatgagagagatggagggagaatacaatgatgtcctgtagtttacctGTGCCAGAGGACAGACTTCCAGGTAAGAGGAGTTGTGGGAACACAGTACCTGGAGGGGGAAGGTATCCATGGAACAGAACACTGCCACAGGACGAACGTTCTATTTCCTCACACAGCAGCAACCTCCTCACTGAAGACAGCCACCGCAACACAAGAGGAAAAAGTCCGAAACACTGTAGAAACTTGATATACAAGCCACTAAATCAGCATTTGACAGCATGCAATGTGATTTACACAGTTGCTTGGTGTTATGCAGTAGATAGTGTACTGAAAACTACTTGGGAAGTTGACACGGTCAAACTATTAAGGGATGGTTAAATAACAATGTAACACCATGTTAGAAGCACAGTAACTACTCAGGCAAGTGCAAAGAGGTCATACCTAACGGCGTTATCCCATAAAACTCAGCCTCATGGCGGAGAATGTTAATGTTTACCCCCCTATGAAGAGAAGAGAACATCCATTCTAAGACATTATAACCTGGACCAATATGCTTCTGCTAATATTTAAAGGATACTGATCCTGTGTGTGGAGAGGGTCAGGTGTTCTTACCGCAAGTCTAACTCTTTGGTTCGAAGAAAATTCAAAATGGACGCAAAGGCTGTAGGATCCCTGTCAATAAATATCTGGAGGACAAGAGGCACATTTCGAAACGTAACACAAATATCATTATGTTACAGTTTAATATCACTGTGCGAGAGTACACGAGACAGTATTTGTGAAACGTGTGGCCAACCCCCCCCCCGAATAATATGTTTGCCTGTCGCATAGAAGAATGTACTCACGGCTCCAGTTTCATCACGTAGAGTTGATATTCTCCCACTCAGCAAactgaaacacacatacacacataaccTCATGTTCTAGTTAGCCCATAACAAGCTCCTCTCAGCTTTCATTCTGGCTTTATGTCAAATGTGGGCCAGACTGGTCCTAAcactgttttttttatacattatcAAGCTTGAATCCTTGGGAGATCAACCTTGAAGTGAACTAGGTGACCTTTCCAGAGCTGACGCCAGATCACATCTTAGCAGACATGTGCAGAGAACAAGTACAGAGGGATGTAAGACCCCACCTTGAGAAGAAAGAGTCTGGGATCCACATGAGAGTCTGTCTAGAGGTGCTGAacctgagagggaggagaggatataCCTTAGATCAGACCAAGGATATAAGACATACTGTATCATGACGCAATGGATTGTACTGTACAATAATACATACAAATGGTCATGAATTCTCATGGGTTTTCATGTATCCCTCCGAAGAGGGATACATAGAAATACATAAAAGTGATGATATGGCCTATGTCCAAGGTGAAGTCACGTtacatacacacttaatacattaTGGAAAGTATTTACTGTGAGATACATGTATCATGATTGGGTAATGCTACTGCAGTCTGGTCTCAAGGTTGTGTTCGATTTCTCATCATGGACACAATGCAACTGCAacttgtaacatatcataccaatTGTAAAACATAACATACGacatggatgatggacatccacaaattaatacataccataggacacgtaacatatcatactaattggagtgtgCCGGATTtaagtttactatgttacgtctaccctcGAGTCTGTGGCTACTTggaacacagtcaataatacaggcAATATACTACACATTCTCCAGACATAGCCATAGTTAACTATATGAGCCTATATCCTATGTGACAGAACATGGCCATTCGCTGCGGAACACCAAGTGATGTTGATACGATGTAAACACGCCTTGACAATACGAGCGCTTGTGTTGCGTGCTTTTCGTGCATTTTATCGCAGCTCCAATTCCATGT contains:
- the kctd3 gene encoding BTB/POZ domain-containing protein KCTD3, which encodes MAANVNLTSGMGEIIQLNVGGTRFSTSRQTLMWIPDSFFSSLLSGRISTLRDETGAIFIDRDPTAFASILNFLRTKELDLRGVNINILRHEAEFYGITPLVRRLLLCEEIERSSCGSVLFHGYLPPPALPARKFSSTPAASGPAPEDRPGPIGAEGGFPHSCPSLPGPPGAEGPHRLGVVVDPRKVLIVAGHHNWIVVAYAHFVICYRIKESSGWQQVFSSPFLDWSIERVALNAKVVGGPHGDKDKMVAAASNSNIILWSIQDGGSGNEIGVFSLGVPVDHLFFIGNQLVATSHTGKVGVWNAVTQHWQVQDVVPITSCDTAGSFLLLGCNNGSIYYIDMQKFPLRMKDNDLLVTELYHDPSNDAITALSVYLTPKTSVSGNWIEIAYGTSSGAVRVIVQHPETVGSGPQLFQTFTVHRSPVTKIMLSEKHLVSVCADNNHVRTWTVTRFRGMISTQPGSTPLASFKILSLEETESHGSYSSGNDIGPFGERDDQQVFIQKVIPVTNKLFVRLSSTGKRICEVAAVDGTTISCFTVRECEGSSRMGSRPRRYLFTGHGNGSIQMWDLTTAMDTANKGEEKKTDEVGGPTEEELLQLLDQCDLSTSRCATPNISPAPSVLQHSRLRESCSSLQLQAQEPIPETATYGALRPYRESPLLAHARRTESFHSYRDFQNFSLVTGLLESPGQAPGQGAGLGTEARTRSLCEAGGEEGERRGSAMELWASRSANAANADVVANASVVTGGATAEEGVFISPRQPPDSPGGDAWRRVQLEEEGTGLGSVAEARSEVRRKGGFEGVVFLGRKRAPPVPQLTSLPSVGSEGGGSDSSSTASPSPTQLASISPRHRKCSEPANQDSSL